Proteins from a genomic interval of Poecile atricapillus isolate bPoeAtr1 chromosome 1, bPoeAtr1.hap1, whole genome shotgun sequence:
- the GNG2 gene encoding guanine nucleotide-binding protein G(I)/G(S)/G(O) subunit gamma-2, with the protein MASNNTASIAQARKLVEQLKMEANIDRIKVSKAAADLMAYCEAHAKEDPLLTPVPASENPFREKKFFCVIL; encoded by the exons ATGGCTAGCAACAACACTGCTAGCATAGCACAAGCCCGCAAGCTGGTGGAGCAGCTGAAGATGGAGGCCAACATCGACAGGATAAAG GTgtccaaagcagcagcagacctGATGGCGTACTGCGAAGCCCACGCCAAGGAGGACCCTCTATTGACCCCCGTCCCGGCCTCAGAAAACCCCTTTAGAGAGAAGAAGTTCTTCTGTGTGATCTTGTAA